The proteins below are encoded in one region of Pseudomonas putida S13.1.2:
- a CDS encoding LysR substrate-binding domain-containing protein: protein MEDLNSLYYFTQVVEHGGFAPAGRALDMPKSKLSRRIADLEDRLGVRLLHRTSRHCSLTEIGQAYYNRCLAMRVEAEGAAEIIERNRSEPRGLVRISCPTTLLNSWVGPMLTRYMLKYPQVELFIESTNRRVDLLHEGFDIALRVRFPPLENTDMVMKVLSNSTQCLVGQPHYLAQLPKGFDPQLLGTLPSVHWGSAQREYQWELFQGEDNSRSIVIPHTPRMVTDDLFALRHFVVAGVGIAHLPRVAVREDLAAGRLVELIPDWHPRCGIVHAIFPSRRGLLPSVRALIDHLAEEFAISDMA from the coding sequence TTGGAAGACCTCAACTCCCTCTACTACTTCACCCAAGTCGTGGAGCACGGCGGCTTCGCCCCGGCCGGGCGGGCGCTGGACATGCCCAAGTCGAAACTCAGCCGGCGCATCGCCGACCTTGAAGACCGCCTGGGCGTGCGGCTGCTGCACCGCACCAGCCGGCACTGCTCGCTGACCGAGATCGGCCAGGCCTACTACAACCGTTGCCTGGCCATGCGCGTGGAGGCCGAGGGCGCGGCGGAAATCATCGAGCGCAACCGCAGCGAGCCACGCGGGCTGGTGCGCATCAGCTGCCCCACCACCCTGCTCAACTCCTGGGTCGGGCCGATGCTGACCCGCTACATGCTCAAGTACCCGCAGGTGGAGTTGTTCATCGAGAGCACCAACCGCCGTGTCGACCTGCTGCATGAGGGCTTCGACATCGCCCTGCGCGTGCGCTTTCCGCCGCTGGAGAACACCGACATGGTGATGAAGGTGCTGAGTAACAGCACCCAGTGCCTGGTCGGCCAGCCGCACTACCTGGCGCAACTACCCAAAGGGTTTGACCCACAGCTGCTGGGCACGCTACCCAGCGTGCATTGGGGCAGCGCCCAGCGCGAGTACCAGTGGGAACTGTTCCAGGGTGAGGACAACAGCCGCAGTATCGTCATCCCGCATACGCCGCGCATGGTGACTGACGACCTGTTTGCCTTGCGCCATTTCGTGGTGGCCGGGGTGGGAATCGCGCACTTGCCGCGGGTGGCGGTGCGCGAGGACCTGGCGGCAGGGCGGCTGGTTGAGCTGATTCCGGACTGGCACCCGCGGTGTGGCATCGTGCATGCGATCTTCCCGTCGCGCCGCGGGCTGCTGCCATCGGTGCGGGCGCTGATCGATCACCTGGCTGAGGAGTTCGCGATCAGCGACATGGCTTGA
- a CDS encoding amidohydrolase, whose amino-acid sequence MTADLILFNGKLHTVDREKPTATAAAIKDGRFIAVGNDAEAMAHKGATTQIIDLKQRTVIPGLNDSHLHLIRGGLNYNLELRWEGVPSVADALRMLKDQAARTPTPQWVRVVGGWNEFQFAEKRMPTLEEINQAAPDTPVFLLHLYDRALLNRAALKAVGYDKATPNPPGGEIQRDKFGNPTGMLIARPNAMILYATLAKGPKLPLEYQVNSTRQFMRELNRLGLTSAIDAGGGYQNFPDDYSVIQELADNNQLTVRIAYNLFTQKPKEELDDFKKWTSSVKLHSGTDFLRHNGAGEMLVFSAADFEDFLEPRPDLPQTMEEELEPVVRHLVEQRWPFRLHATYNESITRMLDVFEKVNRDIPFNGLPWFFDHAETITPQNIERVRALGGGIAVQDRMAFQGEYFVDRYGAKAAEQTPPIKRMLDMGVPVGAGTDATRVSSYNPWTSLYWLVSGKTVGGMELYPEGLDRDTALQLFTQGSAWFSSEQGKKGQIKVGQLADLAALSLDFFSVDEEAIKGIESVLTIVDGKVVYGAGEFDRLGPPQVPVLPEWSPVAKVPGHWRVGTPSLAAAVHQCSGPCGVHAHSHEKARHSSVPVSDFQGFWGSLGCSCFAF is encoded by the coding sequence ATGACCGCCGACCTGATTCTGTTCAACGGCAAACTGCACACCGTTGACCGCGAAAAGCCCACCGCGACCGCCGCCGCCATCAAGGACGGCCGTTTCATCGCGGTGGGCAACGACGCCGAGGCCATGGCCCACAAGGGCGCCACCACGCAGATCATCGACCTCAAGCAGCGCACGGTCATCCCCGGCCTGAACGACTCGCACCTGCACCTGATCCGCGGTGGCCTGAACTACAACCTGGAGCTGCGCTGGGAAGGCGTGCCGTCGGTGGCCGATGCCCTGCGCATGCTCAAGGACCAGGCCGCGCGCACGCCAACCCCGCAGTGGGTGCGGGTAGTCGGTGGCTGGAACGAATTCCAGTTCGCCGAAAAACGCATGCCCACCCTGGAAGAAATCAACCAGGCTGCGCCCGACACCCCGGTGTTCCTGTTGCACCTGTATGACCGCGCGCTGCTCAACCGCGCCGCGCTAAAGGCTGTCGGCTATGACAAGGCCACCCCGAACCCGCCGGGTGGCGAAATTCAACGCGACAAGTTCGGCAACCCGACCGGCATGCTGATCGCCCGCCCGAACGCGATGATTCTCTACGCCACCCTGGCCAAAGGGCCGAAGCTGCCGCTGGAGTATCAGGTCAACTCGACGCGCCAGTTCATGCGTGAGCTGAACCGCCTGGGCCTGACCAGTGCCATCGACGCCGGCGGCGGTTACCAGAACTTCCCCGACGACTATTCGGTGATCCAGGAGCTGGCCGACAACAACCAGCTGACCGTGCGCATCGCCTACAACCTGTTCACCCAGAAGCCCAAGGAAGAGCTGGACGACTTCAAGAAGTGGACCTCCAGCGTAAAGCTGCACAGCGGCACCGACTTCCTGCGCCACAACGGCGCAGGCGAAATGCTGGTGTTCTCCGCCGCCGACTTCGAGGACTTCCTCGAACCGCGCCCGGACCTGCCACAGACCATGGAAGAAGAGCTGGAGCCGGTGGTGCGTCACCTGGTCGAGCAACGCTGGCCGTTCCGCCTGCACGCCACCTACAACGAATCGATCACGCGGATGCTTGACGTGTTCGAGAAGGTCAACCGCGACATCCCGTTCAACGGCCTGCCGTGGTTCTTCGACCACGCCGAAACCATCACCCCCCAGAACATCGAGCGCGTGCGGGCGCTGGGTGGTGGTATTGCCGTCCAGGACCGCATGGCCTTCCAGGGTGAGTACTTTGTCGACCGCTACGGCGCCAAGGCTGCCGAGCAGACCCCGCCCATCAAGCGCATGCTCGACATGGGCGTGCCGGTGGGTGCCGGTACCGATGCCACCCGCGTGTCCAGCTACAACCCGTGGACCTCGCTGTACTGGCTGGTCAGCGGCAAGACCGTCGGCGGCATGGAGCTGTACCCGGAAGGCCTGGACCGCGACACTGCACTGCAACTGTTCACCCAGGGCAGCGCGTGGTTCTCCAGCGAGCAGGGCAAGAAGGGCCAGATCAAGGTGGGCCAACTGGCCGACCTGGCGGCGCTGTCGCTGGACTTCTTCAGTGTCGATGAAGAGGCGATCAAGGGCATCGAGTCGGTGCTGACCATCGTCGATGGCAAGGTGGTGTACGGCGCTGGCGAGTTCGACAGGCTCGGCCCGCCGCAGGTGCCGGTACTGCCGGAGTGGTCGCCGGTGGCCAAGGTGCCGGGGCACTGGCGCGTCGGTACGCCATCGTTGGCAGCCGCCGTGCACCAGTGCAGCGGGCCATGCGGGGTGCATGCGCACAGCCATGAGAAGGCACGGCATTCGAGTGTGCCGGTGAGTGACTTCCAGGGCTTCTGGGGTTCGCTGGGTTGTTCCTGCTTTGCTTTCTGA
- a CDS encoding monovalent cation:proton antiporter-2 (CPA2) family protein: MPHEGSLLQTAVIFLLAAVVAVPLAKRLQLGAVLGYLLAGVAIGPQALGLIHDTESVAHISELGVVLLLFIIGLELSPKRLWLMRKSVFGVGTAQVLLTGALIGAIALFGFSQTLPAAIVLGLGLALSSTALGLQSLAESKQLNAPHGRLAFAILLFQDIAAIPLIALVPLLAASGPDTSHGDSLQHGLKVFASIAVVIVGGRYLLRPVFRTVARTGLPEVSTATALLVVIGTAWLMEEAGISMALGAFLAGLLLADSEYRHELESQIEPFKGLLLGLFFISVGMGANLRLLLDMPLVVLGLTLLLVAVKLVLLLGVGRLVGGLNSASALRLGMVLAAGGEFAFVVFKLGKDQGLFDTQTYDLLLMTITLSMAITPLLMLGCARALKRPQPAREVPEQYKQIQTDTPRVVIVGMGRMGQIVARILRAQKIPFIALETSVDAIEMTRMFEQVPVFYGDPLRPEVLHAAKVGEAEYFIITIDDPEAAIHTAERVKRLYPHLKVLARARNRQHVHKLVDAGAEPIRETFYSSLEMTRRALVGLGLSDEQAADRIARFTQHDEEVLVAQGQVRDDRAKVMQTAKEARVELERLFDSDAD, from the coding sequence CTCCGAGCTGGGCGTGGTCCTGTTGCTGTTCATCATTGGCCTGGAGCTGTCGCCGAAGCGCCTGTGGCTGATGCGCAAGTCGGTGTTCGGTGTGGGTACCGCCCAAGTGCTGCTGACCGGCGCGCTGATCGGTGCCATTGCCCTGTTCGGCTTCAGCCAGACGCTGCCGGCAGCCATCGTGCTCGGCCTGGGCCTGGCGCTGTCGTCCACCGCCCTTGGCCTGCAAAGCCTGGCCGAGAGCAAGCAGCTCAACGCCCCGCACGGCCGCCTGGCGTTCGCCATCCTGCTGTTCCAGGACATCGCCGCGATCCCGCTGATCGCCCTGGTGCCGCTACTGGCCGCCAGTGGTCCGGACACCAGCCATGGCGACAGCCTGCAACACGGCCTGAAGGTATTCGCCAGCATCGCCGTGGTGATCGTCGGTGGCCGCTACCTGCTGCGCCCGGTGTTCCGCACCGTGGCCCGCACCGGCCTGCCGGAAGTGTCCACCGCCACCGCGCTGCTGGTGGTGATCGGCACAGCCTGGCTGATGGAAGAAGCCGGCATCTCCATGGCCCTTGGCGCCTTCCTCGCCGGCCTGCTGCTGGCCGACTCGGAATACCGTCACGAGCTGGAATCTCAGATCGAACCGTTCAAGGGCCTGCTGTTGGGGCTGTTCTTCATCAGCGTGGGCATGGGTGCCAACCTGCGCCTGCTGCTGGACATGCCGCTGGTGGTACTAGGCCTGACGCTGCTGCTGGTGGCGGTAAAGCTGGTGCTGCTGCTAGGCGTCGGCCGCCTGGTCGGTGGCCTGAACAGCGCCAGCGCCCTACGCCTGGGCATGGTGCTGGCGGCGGGTGGCGAGTTCGCCTTTGTGGTGTTCAAGCTGGGCAAGGACCAAGGCCTGTTCGACACCCAGACCTACGACCTGCTGCTGATGACCATTACCCTGTCCATGGCCATCACCCCGCTGCTGATGCTGGGCTGCGCCCGCGCCCTCAAACGCCCGCAACCGGCGCGTGAAGTGCCCGAGCAGTACAAGCAGATCCAGACGGATACGCCGCGGGTGGTGATCGTCGGCATGGGCCGCATGGGCCAGATCGTCGCGCGCATCCTGCGGGCACAGAAAATCCCGTTCATAGCCTTGGAAACCTCGGTGGACGCCATCGAGATGACCCGCATGTTCGAACAGGTGCCGGTGTTCTACGGCGACCCGCTGCGCCCCGAGGTGCTGCACGCCGCCAAGGTGGGTGAAGCGGAGTACTTCATCATCACCATCGATGACCCAGAAGCGGCCATTCATACCGCTGAACGGGTGAAACGCCTGTACCCACACCTGAAAGTGCTGGCCCGGGCACGTAACCGCCAGCATGTGCACAAGTTGGTGGATGCAGGCGCCGAGCCGATTCGCGAGACGTTCTACTCCAGCCTGGAAATGACCCGCAGGGCACTGGTGGGGTTGGGCTTGAGCGATGAACAGGCGGCGGACCGTATCGCCCGGTTTACCCAGCATGACGAAGAAGTGCTGGTGGCCCAGGGGCAGGTACGCGATGACCGGGCCAAGGTGATGCAGACGGCCAAGGAGGCGCGGGTGGAGCTGGAGCGGTTGTTTGATTCGGATGCGGATTGA
- the ycaC gene encoding isochorismate family cysteine hydrolase YcaC: MSKFTYNRLNKDDAAVLLVDHQAGLLSLVRDIEPDKFKNNVLALADLAKFFNLPTILTTSFEQGPNGPLVPELKALFPDAPYIARPGQINAWDNEDFVKAVKATGKKQLIIAGVVTEVCVAFPALSALEEEFDVFVVTDASGTFNEMTRDAAHDRMSQAGAQLMTWFGVACELHRDWRNDVEGLAALCSNHIPDYRNLMTSYNALTAGK, translated from the coding sequence ATGAGCAAATTCACCTACAACCGCCTGAACAAAGACGACGCTGCCGTACTGCTGGTCGACCACCAGGCTGGCCTGTTGTCCCTGGTGCGTGACATCGAGCCGGACAAGTTCAAGAACAACGTACTGGCCCTGGCTGACCTGGCCAAGTTCTTCAACCTGCCAACCATCCTCACCACCAGCTTCGAGCAAGGCCCTAACGGCCCGCTGGTGCCAGAGCTGAAAGCGCTGTTCCCGGATGCGCCGTATATCGCCCGCCCAGGCCAGATCAACGCCTGGGACAACGAAGACTTCGTCAAGGCGGTGAAGGCCACTGGCAAGAAGCAGCTGATCATTGCCGGTGTGGTGACTGAGGTCTGCGTAGCCTTCCCGGCGCTGTCGGCGCTGGAAGAAGAGTTTGATGTGTTCGTCGTGACCGATGCCTCCGGCACCTTCAACGAAATGACCCGCGATGCTGCCCATGACCGCATGAGCCAGGCCGGTGCGCAGCTGATGACCTGGTTCGGCGTGGCCTGCGAGCTGCATCGCGACTGGCGCAACGATGTCGAAGGGCTGGCTGCGCTGTGTTCCAACCACATTCCGGATTATCGCAACCTGATGACCAGCTACAACGCGTTGACTGCGGGGAAGTAA